From a region of the Lactuca sativa cultivar Salinas chromosome 4, Lsat_Salinas_v11, whole genome shotgun sequence genome:
- the LOC111908384 gene encoding uncharacterized protein LOC111908384 — translation MKIDEASVHRKLEIQELEEIRNEAFGSSRIYKDKTKAFHDKYLSRKTFEIIQKVLLYDSRLKWFSVEIKSKKTGKVFKVNSQKLKVFYEGFQEKDMEVDNLERPDYIE, via the exons ATGAAGATTGATGAAGCGAGTGTTCATCGAAAGTTAGAGATCCAAGAGTTGGAGGAGATAAGAAATGAAGCATTCGGGAGTTCACGCATCTACAAAGACAAGACCAAAGCATTCCATGATAAGTACCTCTCCCGTAAGACCTTTGAGATTATTCAAAAGGTATTACTCTATGACTCTCGACTTAAATGGTTTTCCG TTGAGATTAAGAGTAAAAAAACTGGAAAAGTATTCAAAGTTAATAGTCAAAAGTTAAAGGTCTTCTATGAAGGATTCCAAGAGAAAGACATGGAGGTTGATAACTTGGAACGCCCGGACTACATTGAGTGA